The Sphingobium sp. JS3065 genomic sequence CGGCCATTATGGCGTGTTTTCCGGCAGCAAATGGGAAAAGCAGGTCTATCCGCAGGTGCGGAACATGATCCTGGCGATGAACTGAGCTTGCATCTCTTATCCCTCAGGCCGCGTCCAAATCCATGTCCCGCCGATCAACGCAGCCGCAACCGGGATCAAGAACCACGGAAAAGGTGAAAATACCAACGCCAGCACCACGCTGAACGCAAAGGCCGTCAACGCCGCCTTCTTCCCCCTCCGGCTGATCGCGCCCTTTTCCCGCCAGCGGCGGATATGCGGCCCGAAATGGCGATGGTCCACCAGCCGCGCCTCCAGCGCCGGACTAGACCGCGCAAAGCAGAATGCCGC encodes the following:
- a CDS encoding YbaN family protein, which produces MRRHFYLVCGLLSLGLGAIGAFLPLLPTVPFMILAAFCFARSSPALEARLVDHRHFGPHIRRWREKGAISRRGKKAALTAFAFSVVLALVFSPFPWFLIPVAAALIGGTWIWTRPEG